The nucleotide sequence ACCACCAACCAGTCGCGGGCGGATGAAAAAGGCCATTTTAATTTAAGAACAGGGCAGAAGCTGCCTTTTACCATCATTGTATCTTTTGTGGGATACGAAACACGGGAAGTGTATGTTACCGATGCCGTTGTTTCGGTTCCGTTGGAACGGCGGAAGAACGACCTCGGAGAAGTTGTGGTAGTTGGCTACGGCACTCAGAAACGAAGCAGCATTACAGGAGCTGTGGCCTCCGTATCAAAAACCAGCCTGTCGCAACCTGCCGTAGCATTTGATAACCTGCTCCAGGGCGCCGTCTCCGGGGTGGCCGTTACCCAATCCTCCGGACAGCCCGGCAGCACCGCTACTATAAGAATCCGCGGCGGAAACTCTATCAATTTCGGAAATGATCCGTTGTATGTGATCGACGGGTTTATTGTGTACAATAATAACAGTCTTACCAATACCGGTGCTTCCAGCGGAAGCGGTGTTAATGCACTTTCTACCATCAATCCTTCCGATATAGAATCAATTGATATTTTAAAGGATGCAGCAGCCACAGCCATCTATGGCTCTAGGGGAGCGAACGGGGTCGTGATCATTACCACCAAGAAAGGACGAAAGGGTAGGACCGAACTGAATTACAGCGGTTATTTCGGTCAGCAGGAAGCTGCCAAAACACACCGGTTGCTGAACGGCGGGCAATGGGCATCACTGATCAATGATATCAATAAAAGTGATAACCAGCCTGCAACATTTACGCAGGAGCAGATAAATGCATTCGGTGCCGGCGATAACTGGCAGGAGGCCGCACTCCGTCGCGCCGCAACCCAGAATCATGAATTATCCATATCCGGGGGGGATGAAAAATCCCGTTTCCTGATCTCCGGAAATTATTTCGATCAGGATGGCGTGATCCGAAACACCGGCTTCCGCCGCTACTCCGGCCGTATCAACTATGAGCGGGAACTGAACAGTAAATTTACAGTAGCAGCAAATGTATACCTCAGCCGGGCAGGTCAGGACAAGCTTTCCGGTGCCAACTTTGGCGGTACCGGATTTAACGGGGCGTTTCCAACACTGATTCTTACTCCACCTGTGGTGAAAATAAAGAACGGCGACGGCAGTTATAACACGCAGAACCCTTATATCGCTACTCCAACAAATCCGCTCTGGGATATTACGGCCACAGAAAATGGAACGCAGATCAACCGCAGTCTCGCCAACGCTTATGTTGAATACAGGATCATTGACGGACTGGTACTAAAATCTTCTTTTGGCATCGACCAGCTGACCACCAAGCAGAATTATTATGCTCCGTCCTATACGGCAGCGGGTTATGCAGCTGGTGGTGTTGCCGCTGTAGGCAATATACAGGGCAGTTCCTGGTTGAACGAGAATACATTAACCTACTCGAAAATCATTCGGGATCGGCATGCATTGAATGTACTGCTGGGATATACAACCCAGTACTCAGAAGATGAAAGCACCGTGGCGGGTGCGCAGAAATTTGCTTCAGACCTTACAGAATACAATAACCTGTCACTGGGTGGAACAGCAGTGCTGCCTTCATCAGACGCGCATGCGTCGGCTCTTAATTCGTTCCTGGGAAGGATCAATTATACATTTGATGAGAAATATTCTGTTTCGCTTACACAACGTGCAGATGGCTCGTCCCGGTTAGGAAGGAATAATAAATGGGGCTTTTTCCCTTCGGTGGGTATTTCCTGGAATGCGGTCAGGGAACGGTTCCTGGAACAGAGTGACGTGATCTCTAATCTTAAGATCAGAGCGTCTTACGGACAAACAGGAAATTCGGAAGTGCCGCCTTACAGCTCGCTGTCGGTGCTGGCTGCCAGTAATTATTTTTTTAACGGGGCGCTGGTTACCGGTGTGGCGCCATCGCAGCTTGCAAATGCAAACCTGAAATGGGAAACCACCACCCAGTGGAACGCGGGTATTGATGCGGGCTTTTTTAAGAACCGGATCAGTATTACGGCCGATGTGTACGGAAAGAAGACCAGTGATCTGCTGCTGTTTGTGCCCTTTCCATTATATACGGGTTACAACACGGTCTTAAAAAATGCCGGAAGCGTTTCCAACAGCGGTGTCGAGTTCTCATTCAATACAGAGAATATACGGGGACGACGATTTAACTGGAAGTCTTCACTGGTATTTGCTACAAACAGGAATAAAGTACTGAACCTGGGAGATGGGGTGGACTACTATTATCCCGTAGCACCTACAGGGTTTGTGTCGCCGGTGATCGTAAAAGTAGGATTGCCGGTATCCACCTTCTGGGGATATAAGACGGATGGACTGCTGACCGCAGCGGATCTTGCAGCCAATACACCAAAACTGGCCGGTGTATCACAGCAGGAAGGCGACCGGAAATATGTGGACACGAACCATGATGGTGTTATTACCACAGCGGATAAAGTAAACCTGGGAAATGCACAGCCGAAATTCAGCTTTGGTATAACCAACAACTTTACCGCCTACGGGTTTGATCTCTCTGTTTTCCTTCAGGGTACTTATGGCAATAAGGTATTTAATTTTATCCGCCAAAAACTGGAGCTTCCCACCTTATCATTGAACGCGTCGGCCTCGCTGCTCGATCGCTGGAGCCCCGAACATCCGGAAGGAAAAGAGCCCAGGGCTACGAATTCACCGGTACCGCAAGTTATTGATCGTTATATAGAGGATGCCTCTTTTCTGCGGGTAAAGAACATCACACTGGGCTATACACTTCCCGCAAACCTGCTTGCCCGGTACAAAATAACAAAACTACGGTTGTATATCACCGGTCAGAATCTTATCACAATTACCCCTTACAGCGGTCTTGATCCGGAAGCCAATCTTTACGATGTGGATAATACCAAACAGGGGATCGACTATGGGATCTATCCTTCAACGAAAACGATCCTTGTCGGACTGAACATTACCATTTAATCATTCAAACAACGATCTATTATGAGCAGTATAATGAAATTCATCCCCCTGTCTGTTAGCTTCATTTTTGCGGTAACTATTACAGGATGCAATAAGCTAAAGGAACTCCCTGAGTCGGTGATCACGGAAGACCAGTATTATAAGACTGCTTCTGACGCGGTGAGCGCGGTCAATGCGGTCTATGGCAGTCTCAATGGCGATCCGGCGGGGGACTTTCCAATCTATGGCCGCAACCTGAATATCCTGATCAGCAATGGCTCCGATGAACAGGTATTCAGCCCTTCCAATACCAATCCGGATGTACGGGCCATTGGCACGATCACCTATGTTGCCGAGAACGACCGGGTACGGAAAATATGGCAGCAGCATTATTATGGAATCAACAAGGCGAACATAGCCATCGATAAGATACCGGGCATTGAAATGGATGAAACCCAGAAGAACCGGCTTGTGAATGAGGCCCGTTTTATAAGAGCGCTCCTGTATTTTAACCTGGTGCGTTTATTTGGAGGAGTACCCCTCGTGCTTCACAATCCTTCTTCGATTGACATAGAGGCGGTAAAACTGAAAAGAGCGACTGCCGAAGAAATATATGTCCAGGTCATTGATGATCTGACCGCTGCCACCGCATTACCTGCTTCTTTTTCCGGTGCCGATAAAGGCCGCGCCACATCCGGCGCTGCGCTTGGTATGCTGGCCAAAGTGTATGTTACCAGGAAAGACTGGGCAACGGCGCGGACAATACTTGAAAAAATACTGACAGCAGGAACGTTTACCGGTGCAACAGGTACCTACGGGTATGATCTGTTCCCCGTTTTTAAGGATGTGTTTCAGAAACCTACCAAAAACGGAAAAGAACACCTGTTTTCCGTACAATATGAATCGAACCTGGGAGCAAGGAACGTGCAGAATTTCCTGAGCGGCTCCAATTTCAATTCCTTTAATCCCAAATCTTTTCCCGGCGATGTACCGGATGAGAACCTGCCGAAAATCTTTGAAGAGGCAGACACCCGGAAAGCTGCCTCTTTCTTTACAAAGATGCTGAACCCTGCCACCGGGCAGGAAGTGGATTTTTCTCCGGTAACACGTTATGCAAAGTTCATTGATTTTAGTCTGAACCCGATCACCAACCAGGCGCAGAGTGGCATCAACTATCCGGTATTGCGTTACGCGGATGTACTGCTGCTGTATGCGGAAGTACGGAACGAATTACAGGGCCCTTCGGCAGAAGCCTACAAGGCGCTGAACATTGTAAGAGCACGTGCTTATGGTTTGTATGTGGGTAATGGCAGTTATACCGATCACCGCCGGGATCTTTCAGGTCTGAGCCAGGCAGGCTTCCGGGAGGCCGTTTTTCTGGAGCGGCGGAAAGAACTGGTGCAGGAGGCTAACCGCTGGTTCGATCTGGTACGTAAAGGCACGCTGGTGGAAGAACTGAAAAAAATCCCTGCCAAAACGAGCAATGTATCTGAAAAAAATTACCTGTTCCCGATACCGCAGGTGGAACTTGATCTCAATAACCTGCTTACACAAAACCCGGGATGGAGCAGGTAATCCCGGAATTTCCAACAATAAACCGTTTTAAAAAATGAAATTATGAAAATCAGAATTATTGCAGCGCTTGCATTACTGCTCCTGGCCGGTAGCCGGGCAACGGCTCAGCAAAAAGAGCCTTTTCGGGGTAAAATAGGCAAAACACTGGCTACATCCGAAGAATGGTGGCCGCAACCGGTGACGCCGCCCTCCAACGCACCGAATGTGGTATGGGTGCTGCTGGATGATGTGGGATACGGAGCCTCCAGCAGTTTTGGAGGACTGATCCAAACGCCGACATTCGACTCGCTGGCCAATAACGGATTGCGGTATACCAATTTTCATACTGCTGCCATCTGCGCACCAACAAGGTCTGCATTGTTAACCGGCCGTAATTCTCACTACGTGGGCGTAGGCGGATTTTCACATGTGGCGATGTCTGCCGGATTTCCCGGCTGGAACGGCCGTATCCCTGAAGATAAAGGAACCATTGCCCAGATCCTTCAATCATACGGATATAACACATTTGCCGTAGGGAAGTACGGACTGACGCCGGATGAGGAAGCCACGGACGCGGGTCCTTTCGACCGGTGGCCCGGGGGGAAAGGCTTTGAGCAGTTCTTCGGATTCCTGGGATCGCAGACCGATCAGTATGATCCCGATCTCGTGGAAAATAATGCACATGTTAAAACAGATGGCCGGCATCTGAATGACCAGATAACGGATAAAGCCATTTCCTATATACAGAAGCAACAGCAGGCGGCGCCCGGTAAACCGTTCTTCCTCTATTATTCGCCCGGTGCAGTGCACGCCCCGCACCAGGTTGCACCGGAATTCACGAACAGGTATAAGGGGCTCTTTGATGAGGGGTGGGATAAGTACCGGGAAAAAGTACTGGCGAACCAGATCCGGTTGGGAGTAGTGCCAAAGAATGCAAAATTGCCGGACCGCAACGCGGATATCCCTGCCTGGGATCAGCTGCCCGCCGAAAAGAAAAAATTATATGCCCGCTTTATGGAAGCTTATGCGGGCTATCTTACTTATACGGATTATTGTGTGGGCCGGCTGATCCGTTATCTGAAAGAAGCAGACCTGCTGGAAAACACGGTTGTTGTTGTGATGATCGGAGATAATGGAGCCAGCAAAGAAGGAACTTTCCAGGGCACCTTGCAGCCCCGGAACCAGATCGGCAAACAAACGGAAGAAGAGCAGCTCCGGTACAACCTCTCCCGTATCGATGATATCGGACTTCCCCAGGGGAAGAATACGAACTATCCGCTCGGCTGGGCGCAGGCCACCAACACACCATTCCGCCAATGGAAGCAGGATGCTAATGCAGAGGGGGGCACACATAATCCGCTGATCATTTTTTATCCCAGGGAAATAAAAGAAAAAGGCGGCATTCGCACACAATACAGTCATGTGATTGATATACTGCCTACAACACTTGATCTTGTGGGTGTAAAAGCACCGGCCTCCATACGGAATATTCCGCAGGACAGCATCCAGGGTTATTCCTTATTTAAAACACTGAACAACGCAGCAGCTGTTGCGGATCACCGGGTGCAGCATTATTATATTTTTGGCGCGCGATCGGTTTATGCCGATGGCTGGAAAGCCGCCACAGCACATCATCCAGACGCAATCGATTATGTAAAAACACGCACCACAGGCTGGAAGGGTGACCCCGGCCGGTGGGATAAGGATGAATGGGAATTGTATAACCTGAATGAAGATTTTAACGAAAGAGAAAACCTTGCAAAGAAATATCCCGAAAAACTGGAAGCCCTGAAAAAGCTGTTTGATCAGCAGGCCGAGAAAAATAACCTGTACCCACTCATCGACTGGGAAGATGTGTATGAAAAAAGGATCCATAAAAATTATAAACCTGCCGTATATGGTACGCCAGTACCACCGGCAGCGGGAAAATAAAATCTGCCGGCTATGAATGACCTGATCACACTCACAAAAAAAATAATCATCAGTATCGGTATTGTTATCGTGCCACTGGCTTTTATAGCCGGTGGCCTTTACCTGCTGCAATTATTGCTCACGCATTAAACTATCGTATATGAACTATAAAATTGAAAATCCCCGGAAGTTAACAAGAGACCTTCTTGTAAGTCTGGGGTTGTACCTCCTGCCCGTTGTGCTGATGTTCGGCTATTTTTATATAGTGAATGAAAAACCCTGGCAAAATACCATTGCTGAAAATCTGCATATCGCGCGGGAAAATATACCGTCCTGGTTGCAGTCGTCTTTTACCCATCTTCGCAAATGGGGACTCATTGTCCTGGCAATTGCGGTGGGTTTTATTGAAGTAATCGCGGGGCTTTATGAGAACCGCCGATGGACACGCAATGAAAAGATACTGGACCTCGTATGTTTTGTGGCACCTAAGTTGCTGTTTGTTCCCGTGCTCACCTTTTTCAGCCTTAGGCTGTTACCGGTATTGCTGCCATCGGCAAAGGATGCCTTTATATGGGTGCCGTTCTGGTGGGGGGCGCTGATCATTGCTGTGGCGGATGACCTTACCCAGTACTGGTATCACCGGCTGCATCATCAGGTGCCGTTCCTGTGGAGGTTTCACCGCACGCACCATTCAGCTCCCTATATGGGCATGTCCATGGCCAGCCGGCAGAATATTATCTATACGATCTTCTTCTCACAGATCTATCTTATTGCTATACTTACTTACCTGGGGCTGGGGTTGCCCGCATTATTTGTAGGTGGTATAAAATCGCTGATCACACTTTCGGCACACAGCAGCATCAAATGGGATAAACCTTTTTATACCAACCGGTGGCTGCATCCGGCGGGTTGGGTACTGGAACGGCTGATTTCCACTCCGGCTACCCATCACGCCCACCACGCAGATACTACGGATGACGGAATAGGGCATTATAAAGGCAATTTTGGAAATATGTTCTTTATCTGGGATATGATCTTTGGTACCGGCATCATTACCCGGAAATATCCGGAGACCTATGGCGTAAAATCGTACCGGGAGGAGGAATGGTATGCGCAGTTCCTCTGGCCGGTATTTAAATCAAAAAAACAGGGAAGCGAATTGTCCAGGGGAGGACCTGTTGTTGCTGATGAATCCTAGCACCGACGTGATGGTACCGCCCTTTCGGCCGGAGCGGAGCAGCTGTGCGGCTGCTCTGCCACGGTCGGGGAAGACTTTTTACCTAAAAACTTACCGTATTCAGCCGCTTATCCACCAGGATGCCGTCAGCAAGTTTGAGATCAACATCGAGGTTGCGTTTGGCTTTTAGTTTTATGATGAAAAGATCCTGTGTACCTTCCAGCGCAGGTTGGTCGCCAATGTTTACAAAAGTTGGATACAACACTTTTTTACCATTGCTGTGGAGCCGGTCATTGGTCATGTTTTCCAGCTCTTTCATATTTAACGGGCTGATGCCTGCAAACTCATAGTCCTGCGTATTATAAGGCAGGGCAAAACTCAATGCATTTACGGCTTTCAGGTTGATGCCTTTGACGGTGATTTCGATCACCTCATCTTTTTTATAAGCTTTCTTTGCCGTTACGACTTCAATCCGGCCCTGTAATGTATCGGCGTTGCTCAGGTCGGCACCACCTTCAAGACGGGTGGCTACATTGGAAATGTCGTAGGCATCGATCAATCCGTTCCTGTTGATATCGCCATTGCTGATATACCCTTCAAAATCGCCGTCGCCGGTCCTTAGCCCGGTATAGTTGATATAGGAGGTAAGGTCGTTGTTGTCGATGATATGGTCGTTATTGATATCGCCGGGAATATAACTTTCTGAGCCAGGCACTTTAAACACATACAGCTCACGTCCGGATCCGAAATCACCTACAGCTTCAGTAACAGAGATTTTTATATAACGGGCTGTGGGATGGTTGGGGAAACCGAATGTTTTGGTATCACCGTTCTTTGCCCATTCAAAATTACCCGCCTCTGTCCAGCCGGATTTGCTGGTACTATAAGCCACACTTCCTTTCAGCAGCACGCCGTTGCCACGGGTGCGGGGCAGGTACTGGATCTTATCCAGCTGGTTTACGGATCGCAGATCCAGCACGAGGTCGAACGGCACTGCTTTTGTACCCCATTTGGTATGCCAGAGATTGCTCTCATCAAAATCAACCAGCTGGGCAACCTCACTGCCTTCCTGATCAGGAGCAGATGCTGTTGCGATCATATCCTTAATAGCAAATTCCAGCGGATTTACTTTTGTTGTTGCCGTAAGGGTCGCCCAGGGAGACTGTCCGTCTTTGTTCACAGACCGGAGTTTGAACCGGTAACCGGTCTCCGGAGTCAGCCCGTCAAACAGTAAACTGGTATCTTTTATCGTTGTATAAAGCTGCCCGTTGAATTCGATCTCATAAAAGTCGGCATTGCGTTGTTTGTTCCAGCTGGGTGTTAAGGTATAGGCCTGGCGGTTGCTGTCGGCGACCTGTGGCTGTGGCGGTGCTGTCAGCCTGCCCGTTTGTTGGTGCAGGTGATCATCCGGAGCAAAGAAAAATCCATTGACAGTGAGGGTGATGGTATGGGTGGTGATATCGGTTGCAGCCAGTTTTACCAGCAACTGCGGATTTTTGATAATAGCCGTCCGGGCAAACGGGCTGCCGGCTGTAGCGAAGCGGTTCAGATTGGGAGCTGCATTATAATAATAAACGTTTACCTGTTTCCGGAAGTCTTCAAGCGATGAGGCGGCTTTCAGTTTCAGGTTTGTGGCACCTGTTTTCGCAGTAATGCCTGCGGGTTTCCGGGTTACATTGATCCGGAATTCTGTGGACTTATTTTTCACAAAACCATCATAGCTGCCTTTGGTGGGTTGTATGGTGATCGTTGCGGTATTTTTTTGAACAGCCGACCGGATCAGTGTAGTGGCGCCGGTGCCTGATTTGTAGGCTTCTGTTACACCATCGTCATCATATTCGGTAAAGGAACTGTTGCCCGCGGGATAAAGTTCATAGATACGGCTGGTCTTATCGATCTGTGTACTATTATTGTTGGGATGGGTCATGGGAATGATGGCACCGGCTTTTACAAATACGGGAAGTTTCCAGAGGGGGGCTTCAAAATTGTTCACCACCCGGCCACCCTCATAAACGTCACCGGAAAAATAATCGATCCAGGTACCGGAAGGCAGGTAAATATTATTGCGGATATCGTTTCCTTTTTCATCGGCTTTTGTTTCCTGGTAAATGGGAGCCACCAGGAACCAGGGGCCATATAAATACTGGTATTGTGTGGCCTTGCCATAAGTGAAAGCGTTGGGATATTCCAGGAACAGAGCCCGGATCATGGGGAGTCCGTTCACGGCCTGTTTGGCGATGCTGTAGGTATAAGGTAGCAATTCTGATTTCAGTTTGAGATAGGTCCGGTTGATGGATGTTACCGGTTCGCCCAGTGCATAGGGATATTTTTCATTGGCACCCCAGCCGTCCATATTGAGCTGCATCGGTGTGAATGTTTTCCACTGAAAATCGCGGGTATTTACTTTGGTGTTTTTGCCGCCGAAGATCCCATCCATGTCTGAAGTGATATTGGGCTGCCCCGAAAGTCCTGATCCGAGGTAGGTAGGAATGTGGAAGCGGATGTACTCCCATACACCGCCCGTTTGATCCCCGCTCCAGATGCCGGCATAGCGCTGCGTTCCGGCCCATCCGTCCAGGGAAATAATAAAGGGGCGTGCATTATTTCCATATTTTGGTATGATATGACCCACATCCGACACGCCATTCAGACCAAAAGAGTACCCGGGTCCAACCCAGGCAACATCGGTCTTTAATACCCGCACACCGGCCACGCCTACTTCTTTGATAATATCCCGCTGCAGTAGGGCGGGGATACTGTCTTTGGGATGCAGATCGGATTGGGTCCAGAGGCCGATCTGTACGCCGTTGCTGCGGGCATAGTCGCCAAAGGCCTTCAGGTTCTGTATATTGCTGTCCAGGGTGCCGGTTTGCCCATACCCCGCGCCGTATCCGTCATTGGGAAGGATCCAGCCCAGGGGCAGGTCATGTGCCTTATAGCGGTCGATCACTGCTCTTGCAGAAAGCTGGTAATTGTTCTTTTCC is from Niabella beijingensis and encodes:
- a CDS encoding sterol desaturase family protein; its protein translation is MNYKIENPRKLTRDLLVSLGLYLLPVVLMFGYFYIVNEKPWQNTIAENLHIARENIPSWLQSSFTHLRKWGLIVLAIAVGFIEVIAGLYENRRWTRNEKILDLVCFVAPKLLFVPVLTFFSLRLLPVLLPSAKDAFIWVPFWWGALIIAVADDLTQYWYHRLHHQVPFLWRFHRTHHSAPYMGMSMASRQNIIYTIFFSQIYLIAILTYLGLGLPALFVGGIKSLITLSAHSSIKWDKPFYTNRWLHPAGWVLERLISTPATHHAHHADTTDDGIGHYKGNFGNMFFIWDMIFGTGIITRKYPETYGVKSYREEEWYAQFLWPVFKSKKQGSELSRGGPVVADES
- a CDS encoding TIM-barrel domain-containing protein; its protein translation is MNRESGIAFFRKGIITTLLATATIITGTAQVTPSQPALIKPAADTLTITGAEKVNPTTVKIRFSNRLELLLDFYGDNIFRLFADPSGGSLRAPEATPPASILTDNPRKTVSKLNITSNSNQLVIATAAVTIEFSKTTARLKIINNKSGQVAVQTLSPALFEKKGTSLKLKEDPSEYFYGGGVQNGRFSHKGKIIAIENQNSWTDGGVASPTPFYWSTNGYGFMWYTFKKGKYDFGAREKGTVTLSHETNYLDVFFMIDKQPVALLNDFYQLTGNPVLLPKFGFYEGHLNAYNRDYWKADTVGVLFEDGKRYKESQKDNGGIKESLNGEKNNYQLSARAVIDRYKAHDLPLGWILPNDGYGAGYGQTGTLDSNIQNLKAFGDYARSNGVQIGLWTQSDLHPKDSIPALLQRDIIKEVGVAGVRVLKTDVAWVGPGYSFGLNGVSDVGHIIPKYGNNARPFIISLDGWAGTQRYAGIWSGDQTGGVWEYIRFHIPTYLGSGLSGQPNITSDMDGIFGGKNTKVNTRDFQWKTFTPMQLNMDGWGANEKYPYALGEPVTSINRTYLKLKSELLPYTYSIAKQAVNGLPMIRALFLEYPNAFTYGKATQYQYLYGPWFLVAPIYQETKADEKGNDIRNNIYLPSGTWIDYFSGDVYEGGRVVNNFEAPLWKLPVFVKAGAIIPMTHPNNNSTQIDKTSRIYELYPAGNSSFTEYDDDGVTEAYKSGTGATTLIRSAVQKNTATITIQPTKGSYDGFVKNKSTEFRINVTRKPAGITAKTGATNLKLKAASSLEDFRKQVNVYYYNAAPNLNRFATAGSPFARTAIIKNPQLLVKLAATDITTHTITLTVNGFFFAPDDHLHQQTGRLTAPPQPQVADSNRQAYTLTPSWNKQRNADFYEIEFNGQLYTTIKDTSLLFDGLTPETGYRFKLRSVNKDGQSPWATLTATTKVNPLEFAIKDMIATASAPDQEGSEVAQLVDFDESNLWHTKWGTKAVPFDLVLDLRSVNQLDKIQYLPRTRGNGVLLKGSVAYSTSKSGWTEAGNFEWAKNGDTKTFGFPNHPTARYIKISVTEAVGDFGSGRELYVFKVPGSESYIPGDINNDHIIDNNDLTSYINYTGLRTGDGDFEGYISNGDINRNGLIDAYDISNVATRLEGGADLSNADTLQGRIEVVTAKKAYKKDEVIEITVKGINLKAVNALSFALPYNTQDYEFAGISPLNMKELENMTNDRLHSNGKKVLYPTFVNIGDQPALEGTQDLFIIKLKAKRNLDVDLKLADGILVDKRLNTVSF
- a CDS encoding SusC/RagA family TonB-linked outer membrane protein, which produces MKKKFIVFLLLTILFTPLLKNAYSQEPHAVINTQFKGYVYDSASKLPLDGATVLIKGTTNQSRADEKGHFNLRTGQKLPFTIIVSFVGYETREVYVTDAVVSVPLERRKNDLGEVVVVGYGTQKRSSITGAVASVSKTSLSQPAVAFDNLLQGAVSGVAVTQSSGQPGSTATIRIRGGNSINFGNDPLYVIDGFIVYNNNSLTNTGASSGSGVNALSTINPSDIESIDILKDAAATAIYGSRGANGVVIITTKKGRKGRTELNYSGYFGQQEAAKTHRLLNGGQWASLINDINKSDNQPATFTQEQINAFGAGDNWQEAALRRAATQNHELSISGGDEKSRFLISGNYFDQDGVIRNTGFRRYSGRINYERELNSKFTVAANVYLSRAGQDKLSGANFGGTGFNGAFPTLILTPPVVKIKNGDGSYNTQNPYIATPTNPLWDITATENGTQINRSLANAYVEYRIIDGLVLKSSFGIDQLTTKQNYYAPSYTAAGYAAGGVAAVGNIQGSSWLNENTLTYSKIIRDRHALNVLLGYTTQYSEDESTVAGAQKFASDLTEYNNLSLGGTAVLPSSDAHASALNSFLGRINYTFDEKYSVSLTQRADGSSRLGRNNKWGFFPSVGISWNAVRERFLEQSDVISNLKIRASYGQTGNSEVPPYSSLSVLAASNYFFNGALVTGVAPSQLANANLKWETTTQWNAGIDAGFFKNRISITADVYGKKTSDLLLFVPFPLYTGYNTVLKNAGSVSNSGVEFSFNTENIRGRRFNWKSSLVFATNRNKVLNLGDGVDYYYPVAPTGFVSPVIVKVGLPVSTFWGYKTDGLLTAADLAANTPKLAGVSQQEGDRKYVDTNHDGVITTADKVNLGNAQPKFSFGITNNFTAYGFDLSVFLQGTYGNKVFNFIRQKLELPTLSLNASASLLDRWSPEHPEGKEPRATNSPVPQVIDRYIEDASFLRVKNITLGYTLPANLLARYKITKLRLYITGQNLITITPYSGLDPEANLYDVDNTKQGIDYGIYPSTKTILVGLNITI
- a CDS encoding arylsulfatase encodes the protein MKIRIIAALALLLLAGSRATAQQKEPFRGKIGKTLATSEEWWPQPVTPPSNAPNVVWVLLDDVGYGASSSFGGLIQTPTFDSLANNGLRYTNFHTAAICAPTRSALLTGRNSHYVGVGGFSHVAMSAGFPGWNGRIPEDKGTIAQILQSYGYNTFAVGKYGLTPDEEATDAGPFDRWPGGKGFEQFFGFLGSQTDQYDPDLVENNAHVKTDGRHLNDQITDKAISYIQKQQQAAPGKPFFLYYSPGAVHAPHQVAPEFTNRYKGLFDEGWDKYREKVLANQIRLGVVPKNAKLPDRNADIPAWDQLPAEKKKLYARFMEAYAGYLTYTDYCVGRLIRYLKEADLLENTVVVVMIGDNGASKEGTFQGTLQPRNQIGKQTEEEQLRYNLSRIDDIGLPQGKNTNYPLGWAQATNTPFRQWKQDANAEGGTHNPLIIFYPREIKEKGGIRTQYSHVIDILPTTLDLVGVKAPASIRNIPQDSIQGYSLFKTLNNAAAVADHRVQHYYIFGARSVYADGWKAATAHHPDAIDYVKTRTTGWKGDPGRWDKDEWELYNLNEDFNERENLAKKYPEKLEALKKLFDQQAEKNNLYPLIDWEDVYEKRIHKNYKPAVYGTPVPPAAGK
- a CDS encoding RagB/SusD family nutrient uptake outer membrane protein, with amino-acid sequence MSSIMKFIPLSVSFIFAVTITGCNKLKELPESVITEDQYYKTASDAVSAVNAVYGSLNGDPAGDFPIYGRNLNILISNGSDEQVFSPSNTNPDVRAIGTITYVAENDRVRKIWQQHYYGINKANIAIDKIPGIEMDETQKNRLVNEARFIRALLYFNLVRLFGGVPLVLHNPSSIDIEAVKLKRATAEEIYVQVIDDLTAATALPASFSGADKGRATSGAALGMLAKVYVTRKDWATARTILEKILTAGTFTGATGTYGYDLFPVFKDVFQKPTKNGKEHLFSVQYESNLGARNVQNFLSGSNFNSFNPKSFPGDVPDENLPKIFEEADTRKAASFFTKMLNPATGQEVDFSPVTRYAKFIDFSLNPITNQAQSGINYPVLRYADVLLLYAEVRNELQGPSAEAYKALNIVRARAYGLYVGNGSYTDHRRDLSGLSQAGFREAVFLERRKELVQEANRWFDLVRKGTLVEELKKIPAKTSNVSEKNYLFPIPQVELDLNNLLTQNPGWSR